The following coding sequences lie in one Montipora foliosa isolate CH-2021 chromosome 11, ASM3666993v2, whole genome shotgun sequence genomic window:
- the LOC137975854 gene encoding proline-rich transmembrane protein 4-like yields MFDPENTSSPIPEGEDPAIAAEPIPEWEPALRTWQWAWELHWIGFGTLFTTFAVYCSISLIIISNTKTKRGRLAVVITSLLFIFGVTRGLFLFINPYESEQCKILSSCPVLLSRILFGIALPCMTASFSLVHLAFLQVMKLKLYPKVLQSTKFLSCVIAVHFGLAISTEVILTMYANVMTIAIVCQSFFIIFSFFLSSSFIYSGTKIVAYVRRNHTQVSRLGRRNYSEQKNADKTSERRSRDLRRFQPNVSKLVKITYITVFLGFASCALQLYSIFGVHKMHETNQTSLPKPWPWLIFQTLYRAVEFAAGCTLAYVSPRQASSMRHPLRRYFNCCQQKGRGFVMSLRSDFSKSHRTITQNGVPASKPSPSSRTQLGDFMS; encoded by the coding sequence ATGTTTGATCCTGAGAACACTTCTTCGCCTATCCCCGAAGGAGAAGACCCTGCCATCGCGGCGGAGCCCATTCCAGAATGGGAACCTGCTCTACGAACTTGGCAGTGGGCTTGGGAATTACACTGGATTGGCTTTGGGACACTGTTCACGACTTTCGCTGTCTACTGCTCGATATCATTGATTATTATTTCTAACACTAAAACAAAGCGAGGACGCTTAGCGGTGGTTATTACAagtcttttatttatttttggtgTAACAAGAGGTCTTTTCCTCTTCATCAATCCTTATGAGTCTGAACAGTGCAAAATACTGTCTTCTTGTCCAGTTCTGCTGTCTCGAATCTTGTTCGGTATCGCACTGCCATGCATGACAGCTTCGTTCTCATTGGTCCATTTGGCCTTCCTACAAGTGATGAAACTCAAGCTGTACCCCAAAGTTCTCCAAAGTACCAAGTTCTTATCTTGCGTCATTGCTGTTCACTTCGGCCTTGCAATCTCAACAGAAGTGATTCTAACAATGTACGCCAACGTGATGACCATAGCTATTGTTTGCCAATCTTTCTTCATCATATTTAGTTTTTTCCTCTCAAGTAGTTTCATATACAGTGGCACGAAAATTGTCGCTTACGTCAGAAGAAATCATACCCAGGTGTCTCGCCTTGGAAGGCGGAATTACAGCGAACAGAAAAACGCTGATAAAACTAGCGAGAGAAGATCACGTGACCTTCGGCGCTTCCAGCCGAATGTATCCAAACTTGTCAAGATAACCTATATCACGGTATTTCTTGGATTTGCGAGCTGCGCACTACAGCTTTATTCTATTTTCGGCGTACATAAAATGCACGAGACCAATCAAACATCTCTCCCTAAACCCTGGCCTTGGTTAATCTTTCAGACGCTTTATCGCGCAGTGGAATTCGCTGCTGGTTGCACTTTAGCCTATGTGAGCCCGCGACAGGCCAGCTCAATGCGCCATCCACTTAGGCGTTATTTTAACTGCTGTCAACAAAAAGGACGAGGGTTCGTCATGTCTCTTAGGAGCGATTTCTCGAAATCACACCGAACTATCACCCAAAATGGCGTACCTGCCTCAAAGCCAAGTCCGAGCTCTAGAACACAATTGGGTGATTTTATGTCTTAG